A genomic region of Streptomyces sp. NBC_00247 contains the following coding sequences:
- a CDS encoding DUF1275 family protein, with amino-acid sequence MPTLLREAWATLVPDPAGRHGPLPPLLLVLTVVTGLVDAVSYLELGRVFVANMTGNVVFTGFALAGAPGFSLAASLVALAAFVAGAFAGVLIVHRTRAAGHRGRLLLYALLAETVCVVAALVVTLVSGTPYVGGVRFALVVLLALGLGTQNAASRALAVPDLTTTVLTLTITGTAADSRPAGGAGSLAGRRTLSVAAMFLGALGGALAVLNGQPRLPLLLAAVLLVVVTLAAVPAARGARAWAATGGA; translated from the coding sequence ATGCCGACCCTGTTGCGCGAGGCATGGGCCACCCTGGTCCCCGATCCGGCCGGCCGGCACGGTCCTCTGCCGCCCCTGTTGCTCGTCCTGACCGTCGTCACCGGCCTGGTGGACGCGGTCAGCTACCTGGAACTGGGACGGGTCTTCGTCGCCAACATGACCGGCAACGTGGTGTTCACCGGGTTCGCCCTCGCGGGCGCGCCCGGATTCTCGCTCGCCGCCTCCCTGGTAGCTCTGGCGGCCTTCGTGGCGGGAGCCTTCGCCGGAGTGCTGATCGTCCACCGCACCCGGGCGGCCGGACACCGGGGCCGACTGCTCCTGTACGCGCTGCTCGCCGAGACCGTGTGCGTGGTGGCCGCCCTCGTCGTCACCCTGGTCTCCGGAACCCCGTACGTGGGCGGTGTGCGGTTCGCGCTCGTCGTGCTGCTCGCCCTCGGCCTCGGTACCCAGAACGCGGCCTCCAGGGCGCTCGCCGTGCCGGATCTCACCACGACCGTGCTGACGCTCACGATCACCGGCACGGCCGCCGACAGCCGGCCGGCGGGCGGGGCGGGCAGCCTGGCGGGGCGCCGGACACTGTCCGTCGCCGCGATGTTCCTGGGCGCGCTCGGCGGCGCACTGGCCGTCCTGAACGGGCAGCCGAGACTTCCGTTGCTGCTCGCCGCCGTCCTCCTGGTGGTGGTGACGCTCGCGGCGGTGCCGGCGGCGAGGGGAGCCCGGGCTTGGGCCGCCACCGGTGGTGCTTAG
- a CDS encoding GNAT family N-acetyltransferase — translation MPGQPLSDQPPPWLAAVPLATPRLSLEPLRVEHAPEAVSVFDDVRLHTWTGGTPAPLTQLEARYARQSAGRSPDGSQGWLNWMLRRTSDGLLIGTVQATLYRRPATGDATGDAIEASLAWVVGVDHQGAGYGREGALAMASWLRAQGVGKLVAHIRPGHDASAGIAQALGLRASTVVADGEVRWSESGT, via the coding sequence ATGCCCGGTCAACCACTCTCTGATCAACCGCCCCCGTGGCTCGCCGCGGTTCCTCTGGCGACGCCACGGCTCTCCCTGGAACCGCTCCGCGTGGAGCACGCCCCCGAGGCCGTGTCCGTATTCGACGATGTCCGGCTTCACACCTGGACGGGTGGGACACCCGCCCCGCTCACTCAGCTCGAAGCGCGGTACGCGCGCCAGTCGGCGGGCCGGTCGCCGGACGGCTCGCAGGGGTGGCTGAACTGGATGCTGCGCAGGACGTCGGACGGGCTGCTGATCGGCACGGTCCAGGCCACGCTGTACCGGCGGCCCGCGACCGGAGACGCGACCGGAGACGCGATCGAGGCGTCGCTCGCCTGGGTGGTCGGCGTCGACCACCAGGGCGCGGGCTACGGACGCGAGGGAGCGCTCGCCATGGCCTCCTGGCTGCGGGCGCAAGGCGTGGGCAAACTGGTCGCCCACATCCGTCCGGGGCACGACGCGTCGGCGGGCATCGCGCAAGCGCTCGGGCTGCGGGCGTCGACGGTGGTGGCGGACGGCGAGGTCCGGTGGAGCGAGTCGGGGACGTAG
- the ligA gene encoding NAD-dependent DNA ligase LigA, translating into MVAMTNSAVALADATAYAAAVEEATRAAAAYYATGDSALDDDAYDRLARAITAYETAHPEDVLADSPTGKVAGGAAVGDVPHTVPMLSLDNVFSGEQFATWTASLERRIGRPVEAWSVEPKLDGLAVAARYRAGRLERLVTRGDGTAGEDVSHAIGTVLGLPEELAAPVTIEMRGEILMTTEQFEQANTVRTAHGASPFVNPRNGAAGTLRAKDRPYRVEMTFFAYGALPLPDSGDLVERLRELPHSEVLAYVAGLGVHTAADTPVAPRTLRAVEDVLARVEEIGALRASLAFGIDGIVIKADHAADQRDAGNGTRAPRWAIAYKLPAVEKVTRLLAVEWNVGRTGIIAPRAVLEPVEIDGSTVGFATLHNPADITRRDLRVGDMVMVHKAGDIIPRVEAPAVHLRTGQETPIEFPDVCPQCGSAIDTSEQRWRCVRGRDCRLVASLSYAAGRDQLDIEGLGATRVVQLVEAGLVSDLADLFTLEREQLLGLERMGETSTDNLLAALDAARTRPLSRVFCALGIRGTGRSMSRRIARYFATMDRIVAADAETLQRVDGIGTEKASAVVAELAGLAPLIEKLVKAGVNMTEPGATPPPEPGTEEPASDAAPADGNGTTAGGGPELPLAGMTVVVTGAMTGALEKLSRNQMNELVERAGGKSSSSVSGRTSLLVAGEKAGSKRTKAEGLGVRIATPEEFAVLVATHLEAEGEAV; encoded by the coding sequence ATGGTGGCCATGACGAACTCAGCCGTCGCGCTCGCCGACGCCACCGCCTACGCCGCCGCCGTCGAGGAGGCCACCCGCGCCGCCGCCGCGTACTACGCCACCGGGGACAGCGCGCTCGACGACGACGCGTACGACCGGCTGGCGCGAGCGATCACCGCCTACGAAACGGCCCATCCCGAGGACGTGCTGGCCGACTCGCCCACCGGCAAGGTCGCGGGCGGCGCGGCGGTCGGGGACGTCCCTCACACCGTCCCGATGCTCTCGCTGGACAACGTCTTCTCCGGCGAGCAGTTCGCGACCTGGACGGCCTCGCTGGAGCGCCGGATCGGCAGACCCGTCGAGGCGTGGAGCGTCGAGCCCAAGCTCGACGGCCTCGCGGTGGCCGCCCGTTACCGCGCGGGACGGCTGGAACGCCTCGTCACCCGCGGCGACGGCACCGCCGGCGAGGATGTCTCGCACGCCATCGGGACCGTCCTCGGACTGCCCGAGGAGCTCGCGGCGCCGGTCACCATCGAGATGCGCGGCGAAATACTCATGACCACCGAGCAGTTCGAACAGGCCAACACCGTCCGCACCGCCCACGGCGCGTCCCCCTTCGTCAACCCGCGCAACGGCGCCGCCGGCACCCTGCGCGCCAAGGACCGGCCCTACCGCGTCGAGATGACCTTCTTCGCCTACGGCGCGCTCCCGCTGCCGGACTCCGGCGACCTCGTCGAGCGACTGCGAGAACTGCCGCACAGCGAGGTCCTCGCGTACGTCGCCGGCCTCGGCGTGCACACGGCGGCGGACACCCCCGTCGCCCCGCGCACCCTCCGGGCGGTGGAGGACGTACTGGCCCGGGTGGAGGAGATCGGCGCGCTCCGGGCCTCCCTGGCCTTCGGCATCGACGGCATCGTCATCAAGGCGGACCACGCCGCCGACCAGCGCGACGCGGGCAACGGCACCCGCGCGCCGCGCTGGGCCATCGCGTACAAACTCCCCGCCGTGGAGAAGGTCACCCGGCTGCTCGCCGTCGAGTGGAACGTCGGCCGCACGGGCATCATCGCCCCGCGCGCCGTGCTGGAACCCGTGGAGATCGACGGTTCGACGGTCGGTTTCGCCACCCTGCACAACCCCGCCGACATCACCCGCCGCGACCTGCGCGTCGGCGACATGGTGATGGTCCACAAGGCGGGCGACATCATCCCGCGCGTGGAGGCGCCCGCCGTCCACCTGCGGACGGGCCAGGAGACGCCGATCGAGTTCCCCGACGTCTGCCCGCAGTGCGGCTCCGCGATCGACACGAGCGAGCAGCGCTGGCGGTGCGTCCGGGGCCGCGACTGCCGGCTGGTCGCTTCCCTCTCGTACGCCGCCGGCCGGGACCAGCTCGATATCGAGGGACTCGGGGCCACCCGGGTCGTCCAGCTCGTCGAAGCGGGACTCGTCTCGGATCTCGCCGACCTCTTCACCCTGGAGCGCGAGCAGTTGCTCGGCCTGGAGCGGATGGGGGAGACGTCCACGGACAACCTCCTCGCGGCCCTCGACGCGGCGCGCACCCGCCCGCTCTCCCGCGTCTTCTGCGCCCTCGGCATACGCGGCACCGGCCGTTCGATGTCCCGCCGCATCGCCCGGTACTTCGCCACGATGGACCGGATCGTCGCGGCCGACGCCGAGACGCTCCAGCGGGTGGACGGCATCGGCACGGAGAAGGCATCGGCCGTCGTCGCCGAACTGGCCGGACTGGCCCCGCTGATCGAGAAGCTGGTGAAGGCGGGCGTCAACATGACCGAGCCGGGCGCCACCCCGCCGCCGGAGCCCGGCACGGAGGAGCCCGCCTCCGACGCCGCCCCCGCCGACGGGAACGGCACCACCGCCGGCGGTGGGCCGGAACTGCCCCTGGCCGGAATGACCGTCGTGGTCACCGGGGCGATGACCGGAGCGCTGGAGAAGCTCTCCCGCAACCAGATGAACGAACTCGTCGAGCGCGCGGGCGGAAAGTCCTCGTCCAGCGTCTCCGGGCGCACCAGCCTGCTGGTCGCCGGGGAGAAGGCGGGCTCCAAACGCACCAAGGCGGAAGGCCTCGGCGTACGCATCGCCACGCCGGAGGAGTTCGCCGTGCTCGTCGCCACCCACCTGGAGGCGGAGGGGGAGGCTGTCTGA
- a CDS encoding LacI family DNA-binding transcriptional regulator: MTADVSPPARPATLEDVAAVAGVSRATVSRVINGATTVDPLLRRVVEEAVAATGYVPNRAARSLVTRRTDSIALVVSERERRTVAEPFVGRMFSDPHFGRVVTGLLDVLRPAGIQMVLMLADDAVSRGQLLSYLRQGHVDGVVLISSHADDPLPGLLHGTRLPAVLASAPAQPTPLTHVEADQHAGAGLAADRLVALGRRRLVTVAGPQDRPAGRARLSGFLEALAAHGITDVPSAEGDFTHAGGASAMKRLLGDRPDLDGVFVASDLMALGALPVLLRAGLDVPSDVAVVGFDDSSAALACDPPLTTVRQPVEEMAAEMARLLLRQIRTSEGPAPSVVFPSVLVGRESA; the protein is encoded by the coding sequence ATGACTGCCGATGTGTCACCTCCCGCGCGTCCCGCGACCCTGGAGGACGTTGCCGCGGTGGCCGGTGTCTCCCGCGCCACCGTCTCCAGGGTGATCAACGGGGCGACCACGGTCGATCCCTTGCTGCGCCGGGTCGTCGAAGAGGCGGTCGCCGCCACGGGGTACGTACCGAACCGCGCGGCGCGTTCGCTGGTGACCCGGCGCACCGACTCGATCGCGCTGGTGGTCTCCGAGCGCGAACGCCGCACGGTGGCCGAGCCGTTCGTGGGGCGGATGTTCTCCGACCCGCACTTCGGGCGGGTCGTCACCGGTCTGCTGGACGTGTTGCGCCCGGCGGGCATCCAGATGGTGCTGATGCTGGCGGACGACGCGGTCTCCCGGGGGCAGTTGCTGTCGTACCTGCGGCAGGGGCACGTAGACGGGGTGGTGTTGATCTCCTCGCACGCCGACGACCCGTTGCCCGGGCTGCTGCACGGGACCCGGCTGCCCGCCGTGCTGGCGAGCGCTCCGGCGCAGCCCACCCCGCTCACGCACGTGGAGGCCGATCAGCACGCCGGGGCGGGTCTCGCGGCGGACCGTCTCGTCGCGCTGGGGCGCAGGCGGCTGGTGACGGTGGCGGGTCCGCAGGACCGGCCCGCGGGACGGGCCCGGCTGAGCGGGTTCCTGGAGGCGCTGGCGGCGCACGGGATCACGGACGTGCCGAGCGCCGAGGGCGACTTCACGCACGCGGGCGGGGCGTCGGCGATGAAGCGGCTGCTGGGCGACCGCCCGGACCTGGACGGGGTGTTCGTCGCGTCGGACCTGATGGCGCTGGGCGCGCTGCCGGTCCTGCTGCGGGCCGGTCTCGACGTGCCGTCCGACGTCGCGGTGGTGGGGTTCGACGACAGCAGTGCGGCGCTGGCCTGCGATCCGCCGCTGACGACGGTGCGCCAGCCGGTGGAGGAGATGGCGGCCGAGATGGCCCGGCTGCTGCTGCGGCAGATACGTACCTCCGAGGGACCCGCGCCGTCCGTCGTCTTCCCCTCGGTGCTGGTGGGCCGGGAGTCGGCCTGA
- a CDS encoding phage holin family protein: protein MGAGRWRRAGSALLRVAAVWAVSTLTMLALAGALPDFQLQSDDGDTITKTAFTAAWGAGAFGLLSALVWPVVVRALLVVPALVLGALVFFLNGSLLLVALWLIPDGRGTANPETAVAVAAVMSAVASAASTALAVRDDDAYRRRLSRLADRRRKRVPGDAGDGRSGPPGTVFIQLDGVGHDVLTKAAAAGLMPTVADWLADPEGHRLTPWRTDWSSQTGASQLALLHGSNHDVPAFRWYEKETGTVMVSSRPASALELQRRAVARTHDAGLLSLDGASRGNLFSGGADQLALVLSMAGRFGKGRRSRAGYFAYFSDPANAVRTALSFVAEVGREMGQSTRSRLRKEHPRIKRGGLYPFIRAFATVVERDVVVAAVIGDMFAGRTAVYADLVAYDEVAHHSGPYSRDADKVLARLDRSLALITKITGHTPRAYRIVLLSDHGQSVGETFAGRYGLTLKDLVRAGCGLPVPRRAQRTLSASEARDAVRIALHRPVQETEAAPAAVAASDPVVLASGNLGLISFPGIGGRASREELDRRHPALLRTLANHPGIGFLLVRSEEHGSVVLGAGGAEVPVADLRDDEGPLAGFGPGAADAVRRTDTFPHVADVMVNSMYDPATGQVHAFEEQIGSHGGLGGPQSRPFLMWPRGMTDPLDALAAEASASGAAERPEPGPVPHPGAAGKPAPVPAPHIGPVGAEAVHRVLRRWLREPSGPQVPLRPEGPPGVTYADRPVPGAREAEGRPAADAVRPEADGPTVLGPRG from the coding sequence GTGGGAGCCGGGCGATGGCGCAGGGCGGGCAGTGCCCTGCTGCGGGTGGCGGCCGTGTGGGCGGTCTCCACCCTGACGATGCTCGCCCTCGCGGGAGCCCTCCCCGACTTCCAGCTCCAGTCCGACGACGGCGACACCATCACCAAGACCGCGTTCACCGCCGCCTGGGGAGCGGGCGCCTTCGGACTGCTCTCCGCCCTCGTCTGGCCCGTCGTGGTCAGAGCCCTGCTGGTGGTCCCCGCGCTGGTCCTCGGCGCGCTGGTCTTCTTCCTCAACGGCTCCCTGCTGCTCGTGGCCCTCTGGCTGATCCCGGACGGGCGCGGCACCGCGAACCCGGAGACCGCCGTGGCCGTCGCCGCCGTGATGTCCGCCGTGGCCTCGGCGGCCTCCACCGCCCTCGCGGTCCGGGACGACGACGCCTACCGGCGGCGGCTCTCCCGCCTCGCCGACCGGCGGCGCAAGCGCGTCCCGGGCGACGCCGGGGACGGCCGGAGCGGTCCGCCGGGCACGGTCTTCATCCAGCTCGACGGCGTCGGCCACGACGTCCTCACGAAGGCCGCCGCCGCCGGACTGATGCCCACCGTGGCCGACTGGCTCGCCGATCCCGAAGGCCACCGGCTCACCCCCTGGCGCACCGACTGGTCCAGCCAGACCGGCGCCAGCCAGCTCGCCCTGCTGCACGGCTCCAACCACGACGTACCGGCCTTCCGGTGGTACGAGAAGGAGACCGGCACCGTCATGGTCTCCAGCCGCCCCGCCAGCGCGCTCGAACTCCAGCGCCGGGCCGTCGCGCGCACCCACGACGCCGGCCTGCTCTCCCTCGACGGGGCCAGCCGGGGCAACCTCTTCAGCGGGGGAGCCGACCAGCTCGCCCTCGTCCTCTCCATGGCCGGGCGGTTCGGCAAGGGCCGCAGGTCGCGCGCGGGGTACTTCGCCTACTTCTCCGACCCGGCCAACGCCGTCCGCACCGCGCTCTCCTTCGTCGCCGAGGTCGGCCGCGAGATGGGCCAGTCCACCCGGTCGCGGCTGCGCAAGGAGCACCCGAGGATCAAGCGCGGAGGGCTCTACCCCTTCATACGGGCCTTCGCGACCGTCGTCGAACGCGACGTCGTGGTCGCCGCCGTCATCGGCGACATGTTCGCCGGACGGACCGCCGTCTACGCCGACCTCGTCGCCTACGACGAGGTCGCCCACCACTCGGGGCCGTACAGCCGCGACGCCGACAAGGTGCTCGCCCGGCTCGACCGCTCCCTCGCCCTCATCACCAAGATCACCGGTCACACCCCGCGCGCGTACCGGATCGTGCTCCTCTCCGACCACGGCCAGAGCGTCGGGGAGACCTTCGCCGGACGGTACGGGCTCACCCTGAAGGACCTCGTACGGGCCGGCTGCGGCCTCCCCGTACCCAGGCGCGCCCAGCGCACCCTCAGCGCGTCCGAGGCCCGCGACGCGGTGCGCATCGCGCTCCACCGGCCCGTGCAGGAGACGGAGGCGGCGCCCGCCGCCGTCGCCGCCTCGGACCCGGTGGTGCTCGCCTCGGGGAACCTCGGACTGATCTCGTTCCCCGGCATCGGAGGCCGTGCCTCCCGCGAGGAACTGGACCGCCGCCACCCCGCTCTGCTCAGGACCCTGGCCAACCACCCCGGGATCGGCTTCCTGCTGGTCCGCAGCGAGGAGCACGGCTCGGTCGTCCTCGGAGCCGGCGGGGCCGAGGTGCCGGTGGCGGACCTGCGGGACGACGAGGGACCGCTCGCCGGCTTCGGTCCCGGTGCGGCGGACGCGGTACGCCGCACCGACACCTTCCCGCACGTCGCCGACGTGATGGTGAACTCGATGTACGACCCCGCGACGGGGCAGGTACACGCCTTCGAGGAGCAGATAGGTTCGCACGGCGGGCTCGGCGGCCCGCAGTCACGGCCGTTCCTGATGTGGCCGCGCGGCATGACCGACCCCCTCGACGCGCTCGCCGCCGAAGCGTCGGCGTCCGGCGCGGCGGAGCGGCCCGAGCCTGGCCCGGTGCCGCACCCCGGCGCGGCGGGGAAACCCGCGCCCGTCCCGGCACCGCACATCGGCCCGGTCGGGGCCGAGGCGGTCCACCGGGTGCTCAGGCGCTGGCTGCGGGAGCCCTCCGGACCGCAGGTGCCGCTGCGCCCCGAAGGACCGCCGGGCGTCACGTACGCCGACCGGCCCGTCCCCGGCGCCCGGGAGGCGGAAGGCCGCCCGGCCGCGGACGCCGTACGGCCGGAAGCCGACGGCCCGACCGTCCTCGGCCCGCGCGGCTGA
- a CDS encoding MBL fold metallo-hydrolase, whose protein sequence is MEVTWWGHATCTIEDSGVRVLTDPLFVRRFAHLRRRSGAVPPASAALADVVLVSHLHSDHLHLPSLARVACGTRLIVPEGTVRAVPGLRVVRRMRELRITEVAPGDAVRIGGVTVRAVPAEHDGRRLPVGPQRVPALGYVVEGEARTYFAGDTGLFEEMAKEVGPVDVALLPVGGWGPHLGPGHLNAARAAEALARLAPRSAVPVHWGTFWPIGMDGVRPHEFHSPGSEFVRQAALLAPDVAVHLPAHGERVLPEVRR, encoded by the coding sequence GTGGAGGTCACCTGGTGGGGGCATGCCACCTGCACGATCGAGGATTCCGGCGTGCGGGTGCTGACCGACCCGCTCTTCGTGCGCCGGTTCGCGCATCTGCGCCGCCGCTCCGGCGCCGTTCCACCCGCGTCGGCGGCGCTGGCCGACGTGGTCCTCGTCTCCCACCTCCACTCCGACCATCTGCACCTGCCGTCGCTGGCCAGGGTCGCCTGCGGCACCCGGCTGATCGTGCCGGAGGGTACGGTCCGCGCGGTGCCCGGTCTGCGGGTGGTGCGGCGGATGCGGGAACTGCGGATCACCGAGGTGGCGCCCGGCGACGCGGTACGGATCGGCGGGGTGACCGTACGCGCGGTGCCGGCCGAGCACGACGGCAGGCGCCTCCCGGTCGGCCCGCAGCGGGTTCCGGCACTCGGTTACGTGGTGGAGGGCGAGGCGCGTACGTACTTCGCCGGGGACACCGGTCTGTTCGAGGAGATGGCGAAGGAAGTGGGTCCGGTCGATGTGGCGCTGCTGCCGGTCGGCGGCTGGGGGCCCCATCTGGGTCCCGGCCATCTGAACGCGGCCCGGGCGGCGGAGGCCCTGGCCCGGCTCGCTCCCCGCTCCGCGGTACCGGTCCACTGGGGCACGTTCTGGCCTATCGGGATGGACGGGGTGCGTCCGCACGAGTTCCACTCGCCGGGCTCCGAGTTCGTACGGCAGGCGGCGCTGCTGGCTCCCGACGTGGCGGTCCATCTGCCGGCGCACGGCGAACGGGTCCTGCCGGAGGTCCGCCGGTGA
- a CDS encoding DedA family protein yields MIVDELVRLPTEGTQQAVGYPTLFALVMLGSLVPVVPTGALVSSAGVVAFHQSSPFSLLYVFLTAATAAFLGDLCLYWLGKRGVRSKNGSKWLKVITDRAAPERLAQAQRKLDEHGVMVLVLSRLVPAGRIPVMLACLLGEMPLHRFARGDVPACLAWAATYQLIGILGGSLFPEPWQGVVAAVALTLLISGVPAGWRGLRARFGH; encoded by the coding sequence GTGATCGTGGATGAACTGGTGCGGCTGCCGACCGAGGGGACCCAGCAGGCCGTCGGGTATCCGACGCTCTTCGCGCTGGTGATGCTGGGCTCCCTGGTACCGGTGGTGCCGACGGGGGCGCTGGTGAGTTCGGCGGGCGTGGTGGCGTTCCACCAGTCCTCGCCGTTCTCCCTGCTGTACGTCTTCCTGACGGCGGCGACGGCGGCGTTCCTCGGCGACCTCTGCCTGTACTGGCTCGGCAAGCGCGGGGTCAGGTCGAAGAACGGGTCGAAGTGGCTGAAGGTCATCACCGACCGGGCCGCCCCGGAGCGGCTGGCGCAGGCGCAGCGGAAGCTGGACGAGCACGGGGTGATGGTGCTGGTGCTGTCGCGGCTGGTCCCGGCGGGCCGGATACCGGTGATGCTGGCGTGCCTGCTGGGCGAGATGCCGCTGCACCGGTTCGCCCGGGGCGATGTTCCGGCGTGCCTGGCCTGGGCGGCCACGTATCAGCTGATCGGCATCCTGGGCGGCTCGCTCTTCCCCGAGCCGTGGCAGGGGGTGGTGGCCGCGGTGGCGCTGACGCTGCTGATCAGCGGGGTGCCCGCCGGGTGGCGGGGCCTGCGGGCTCGGTTCGGGCACTGA
- a CDS encoding NAD(P)-binding domain-containing protein, with protein sequence MTDEVLVLDAARTRAGLDPDRLAQALTRALVAVARGTVSAPPRIAAAAPAGLLGVMPAHVPGLGLAAKLVSVFADPAVPGRSSHRGVVALFDEKDGRPLAVMDAESITAVRTAATATLALRTLAGPDLNRIAVLGTGVQATAQLDLLARQYPDTSVVVGGRDPERARSLAARHPRATADTVEGAVRGSGAVLCCTGARAPVIHRSWLAEGAHVGSVGGSHGPELDGPTVDEGSLFVEWAGAVTAPLPAGAHELQGLAPDRATLLGEVLDGSHPGRRGAAELTVFKSTGHAALDVAAAAVAYAGAREAGRGISLTF encoded by the coding sequence ATGACGGACGAGGTGCTCGTACTGGACGCGGCGCGGACCCGCGCCGGGCTCGACCCGGACCGGTTGGCCCAGGCGCTCACCCGTGCACTCGTCGCGGTGGCGCGCGGGACGGTGTCCGCACCGCCGAGGATCGCCGCCGCGGCCCCCGCCGGCCTGCTCGGCGTGATGCCCGCCCACGTCCCCGGCCTCGGCCTCGCCGCCAAGCTGGTCTCCGTCTTCGCCGACCCCGCCGTCCCCGGGCGCAGCTCCCACCGGGGCGTGGTGGCCCTCTTCGACGAGAAGGACGGCCGGCCGCTGGCGGTGATGGACGCCGAGAGCATCACCGCCGTACGGACCGCCGCCACCGCGACGCTCGCCCTGCGCACGCTGGCCGGCCCGGACCTGAACCGGATCGCCGTGCTCGGCACCGGCGTGCAGGCGACGGCCCAGCTCGACCTGCTGGCCCGCCAGTACCCCGACACCTCCGTCGTGGTCGGCGGCCGGGACCCGGAGCGTGCCCGCTCCCTGGCCGCCCGGCACCCGCGCGCCACGGCCGACACCGTCGAGGGTGCCGTGCGCGGATCAGGCGCCGTGCTCTGCTGCACCGGCGCACGTGCACCGGTGATCCACCGTTCCTGGCTGGCCGAGGGCGCCCATGTCGGTTCGGTCGGCGGCTCCCACGGGCCGGAACTCGACGGGCCGACCGTGGACGAGGGCTCGCTCTTCGTCGAGTGGGCCGGAGCGGTCACCGCCCCGCTGCCCGCCGGGGCTCACGAGCTCCAGGGCCTGGCCCCCGACCGGGCCACCCTCCTCGGCGAGGTCCTGGACGGCAGCCACCCGGGCCGTCGCGGCGCCGCCGAGCTGACGGTATTCAAATCCACCGGGCACGCCGCGCTCGACGTGGCCGCGGCAGCCGTCGCGTACGCCGGGGCGCGGGAGGCGGGGAGGGGGATCAGCCTCACGTTCTGA
- a CDS encoding IclR family transcriptional regulator: MPKSASSAVDKALDLVEAVSRSERPLRLSEIADEVGLHRPTAYRVLADLVRRGWVLRSGDHYLPGAAALRLSRTAAANSLVTLARPILEALAGRTGMMVNLQVLEHDRSRVLDAVRPARLEMISLLTDRTLPVHRFAGPLALVAALPPAARAPYLRPAAEAGHPMQGPDGLLGDLATVERTGFAVERGRNEALVASVGRAVLAGPGRPLCALTVVGPDAEFDEPTLGALCEALRDAAAAVAELLGVGTAAEPGERTDGGEHV, from the coding sequence ATGCCCAAGTCCGCCAGTTCGGCCGTCGACAAGGCGCTGGACCTCGTGGAAGCGGTCTCGCGTTCCGAACGTCCGCTCAGGCTGAGCGAGATCGCCGACGAGGTCGGGCTGCACCGGCCGACCGCCTACCGGGTCCTCGCCGACCTGGTCCGCCGAGGCTGGGTGCTGCGCTCCGGCGACCACTACCTGCCGGGCGCCGCCGCCCTCCGGCTCTCGCGCACCGCCGCCGCCAACTCCCTGGTGACGCTGGCCCGTCCGATCCTCGAAGCGCTCGCCGGCCGTACCGGCATGATGGTCAACCTCCAAGTGCTGGAGCACGACCGCTCGCGGGTGCTCGACGCGGTCCGGCCCGCCCGGCTGGAGATGATCAGCCTGCTCACCGACCGGACGCTGCCCGTACACCGGTTCGCCGGGCCGCTGGCTCTGGTCGCCGCGCTGCCGCCCGCCGCTCGCGCCCCCTACCTGCGGCCCGCCGCGGAAGCCGGACACCCGATGCAGGGCCCCGACGGACTCCTCGGCGACCTGGCCACGGTGGAGCGCACCGGATTCGCGGTGGAGCGCGGCCGCAACGAGGCCCTGGTCGCCTCCGTCGGCCGCGCCGTCCTCGCGGGCCCCGGCCGGCCGCTCTGCGCGCTCACCGTGGTCGGACCCGACGCGGAGTTCGACGAGCCGACGCTGGGTGCGCTCTGCGAGGCGCTCAGGGACGCCGCCGCCGCCGTCGCGGAGCTGCTGGGCGTGGGCACGGCGGCGGAACCCGGGGAGCGGACGGACGGGGGGGAGCACGTATGA